A window from Drosophila nasuta strain 15112-1781.00 chromosome 3, ASM2355853v1, whole genome shotgun sequence encodes these proteins:
- the LOC132793859 gene encoding large ribosomal subunit protein mL50, translating to MAAVNLRKGFFKLPRNLVVSQQRSYAAAKQTKTNTLAAVAESISAKGFLRPNKPYAPVQDAAERVRAVATKLQLSNGGDQRKFSDLSEKFKFLSACFEELQHSVPNSQVHELTTVGDVVAFYQQAVDTTVPLDALKRIELPENLHIQYEYLRFNPATDTKFNGKTAFPKSSTLVTGLKYRGKYEGHEAKRSWP from the exons ATGGCAGCGGTGAATTTACGTAAAGGTTTTTTTAAGCTGCCCCGCAat CTGGTGGTTAGCCAACAGCGTAGCTATGCCGCcgccaaacaaacaaaaaccaacaCACTAGCTGCTGTAGCTGAATCCATCTCAGCCAAAGg atttttgcGCCCCAACAAGCCATATGCTCCAGTTCAGGATGCTGCCGAACGCGTACGCGCTGTTGCCACTAAATTGCAGTTGAGCAACGGCGGCGATCAACGAAAATTCTCCGATTTAAGTGAGAAATTCAAGTTTTTGTCCGCCTGCTTCGAAGAACTCCAGCACTCTGTGCCCAATTCCCAAGTTCATGAGCTGACCACAGTGGGTGATGTGGTTGCTTTCTATCAACAGGCTGTAGACACTACTGTGCCGCTGGATGCACTAAAACGCATTGAGTTACCAGAGAATTTGCACAtacaatatgaatatttgcGTTTCAATCCGGCAACGGACACGAAATTCAATGGAAAAACAGCGTTCCCCAAGAGCTCAACCCTGGTTACAGGGCTGAAGTACCGAGGCAAATACGAGGGACATGAGGCTAAGCGTTCGTGGCCttag
- the LOC132793857 gene encoding nuclear receptor coactivator 5, with translation MAAQSDPATPGYNIAQDPALIKNRVYFGNLPRCTRKELESICHSYGTVLGSLVQKNFGFVQFEDEETANKCAEALNKSTFKSKTLIVRNASQKPKAPVANQAIGNNLNTVGDIGAGQVPMAVQGGIMMSAAAAATAVPINDCEIIVVNRENTKYAEFIEERLTLAGMRVDVLFPNEDVMLGQVLSNISARGCLYAVRVTPQNELHKSLTVNILYGVPAEHRNMPLEDAIQLIASDFRMKKQRDAAASSNAPRHPESMQKLIEMLANCRPLTGLQYECIIKYLQEQHELQLRRELGDAKARLVKHQETDPEMELQKKILSILNKPAVTEINNDLMYNSFEDAKADVRLMELLSDSRVLKALESIYNPELVETISQYL, from the exons ATGGCAGCTCAGAGTGATCCGGCTACACCCGGTTATAACATTGCTCAAGATCCAGCGTTGATAAAGAATCGTGTTTACTTCGGCAATCTACCGCGATGTACACGCAAGGAACTTGAGAGCATTTGTCATTCGTACGGAACAGTTTTGGGTTCGTTGGTGCAAAAGAATTTTGGTTTTGTACAATTCGAAGACGAGGAGACAGCTAATAAATGTGCGGAGGCTCTCAACAAATCCACATTTAAATCGAAAACATTAATTGTACGCAACGCCAgtcaaaaaccaaaagcgcCGGTGGCCAACCAAGCAATTGGCAATAATTTGAATACAGTCGGTGACATCGGAGCTGGACAAGTTCCCATGGCTGTGCAAGGTGGCATTATGATGtcagcggctgctgcagcaactgcGGTGCCCATCAATGACTGCGAGATCATTGTGGTCAATCGGGAGAATAC CAAATATGCGGAATTCATTGAAGAACGCTTGACGTTGGCGGGCATGCGTGTGGATGTCCTCTTCCCCAACGAGGATGTGATGCTGGGCCAAGTGCTCAGCAACATCTCCGCCCGCGGTTGCCTCTATGCGGTGAGGGTAACGCCTCAAAATGAGCTCCACAAAAGCCTTACGGTTAATATTCTGTACGGTGTGCCCGCCGAGCACCGCAATATGCCGCTGGAAGACGCTATTCAACTGATAGCCAGTGATTTTCGTATGAAGAAGCAACGTGATGCTGCCGCCAGTAGCAACGCACCACGACATCCCGAGTCCATGCAGAAACTCATTGAAATGCTGGCGAATTGTCGCCCATTAACGGGTTTGCAATACGAATGCATCATCAAGTATCTGCAGGAGCAGCATGAGTTGCAGCTGAGACGGGAATTGGGCGATGCAAAGGCTCGCCTGGTCAAGCATCAGGAGACCGATCCCGAAATGGAGCTACAAAAGAAGATACTCAGTATTTTGAATAAACCGGCTGTCACCGAAATCAACAACGATCTCATGTACAACAGCTTCGAGGACGCCAAGGCCGATGTGCGTCTTATGGAATTGTTGAGCGATAGTCGTGTGTTGAAGGCGCTGGAAAGCATTTACAACCCAGAACTTGTGGAAACCATTTCACAATATCTTTAG
- the LOC132793862 gene encoding uncharacterized protein LOC132793862, whose amino-acid sequence MSMLNNNSSALLRMLATLLLLLGVALAIEVQKFGHLYNPPQSEHHAPRHEDKQDLNKIPGVAGVDYPIYHEVPHTQFSCHNVPAVPGMYANVETGCQAYHVCHDGREGHQGASFLCTNGTIFNQKEFACDWWYNVKCEEATSLYHLNADPEHNPYIPKKKPELELEHAVHDVHNGAGFLIHA is encoded by the exons ATGTCGATgctgaacaacaacagctctGCGCTGCTGAGGATGCTagcaacgttgttgttgctgcttggcGTTGCGTTGGCCATTGAAGTGCAG AAATTTGGACACCTGTATAATCCACCGCAATCGGAGCATCATGCACCACGCCACGAGGACAAACaggatttgaataaaataccCGGTGTGGCCGGAGTCGATTATCCGATCTATCACGAAGTGCCGCACACGCAATTCAGTTGCCACAACGTGCCCGCTGTGCCGGGCATGTATGCCAATGTAGAGACTGGCTGTCAGGCCTATCATGTCTGTCACGATGGACGCGAGGGTCACCAGGGTGCTTCGTTCTTGTGCACCAACGGCACAATATTCAATCAGAAGGAATTCGCCTGCGACTGGTGGTACAATGTGAAGTGCGAGGAAGCCACCAGCCTCTATCA TTTGAACGCCGATCCGGAACACAATCCTTATATTCCCAAGAAGAAGCCTGAACTTGAACTTGAGCATGCCGTGCACGATGTGCATAATGGCGCTGGATTTCTAATACACGCATAA